The window TTACTTGTACCATCTGAACCCATTCTCAAAGGCCTGAATCAAAATATTAAAAAAAAATTAAAATTTCTTTCCTCCGGGATTTAACCATTCATCTAAAATACAATCAAAACTTCAGAAAAACACAGATTCTGAGAATGCTCATTCATGAAAAATCTTATTACTCCTTAATGCAAATGATTGATGAAAATGATTCGAATTCCCCAGCAAGAATTGAATAAATATTGAATATGGCAGTACCCAAACAGATATTTCAGACTTTTATAACGAAAAAACTTCCTTTGATAACGCGTTATCATATCTGGAATATGAAAAGAAAAAATCCGGAATACGAATATTACTTTTATGATGATGATGATATAGAAGAATTTCTCACCGCAGAGTTTCCGCCCCAATATATTGAAACTTATCGTAAACTGAGGATTGGTGCTGCAAAAGCTGATTTTTTCAGATATGCAGTTTTATATAAGAAAGGAGGCGTATATCTGGATATCGACAGCAGTATTATCAAGCCATTCAGAAAACTGATTAAGGATCATGACGAAGCCGTGATCAGCGTAGAAAGGCATGAGAATCTATATGTTCAGTGGGCACTTATTTTCAATAAAAATCATCCTTTTCTAAAGAAAACGTTAGAATTGATGATGGATAATATCAACACCCACCGCTATCCAAACAACATCCATGCTACTACAGGTCCTACTGTATTCAGCAATGGAATAAGACAGTCCTTAGAGGAAAATCCCACCATACCCTTTACCCTGTTTAACGGTATTGAGTTCCGCGGGTACTTAAAATTCAAATATAAACTCGGAAAGTTTTTTTTATATAAAACAAGATCTCAACACTGGAAACAGATGCAAAAGCATCAGGAGATTATTTTTTAATGGGTACCCATTTTTGAAAACACATTAATAATAATCACTCCGATAATAATCAAAGCAATTCCCAGAACGGCAGGAAGGTCCGGAACCTGCCTGAATGCTACGACACCTATTACGGTTATAAAAACAATTCCTACTCCGGACCAGATGGCATAGGTAATTCCTACCGGAATCTGGCGAAGGGTGAGGCTCAGAAAATAAAACGCACAGGCATATCCTGTCACGGTTACCACAGACGGCCATAGCTTGGAGAATTCTTCAGATTTCTTCAGAAAAGTGGTGGCAATGATCTCAAATATAATAGCCAAAGCAAGAAAAACATAACTGCGTCCCATAAAAATTCATTCTTTATACAAAAGTAATGAAAGGACCTTGGTAATTCCAAAAGCGAAAATATGAGATCGGCTCTTTGTTATAAAAAACATATATTTTTCTGCCTAATAATGCTTTATCAATCAGTTTATATTTCTATTCATTAGCTGTTTATCCCTTCCACAGAACTCAAGTGAGTGTAAGTAATTTATTTTCAACTACATTAATCATATATATCTGTTTAAAATAGTTCATCATCTGTACTGATTCTTCCGCCGTGGCAGAGAAACATGATCTCCTTATGTCATGAAATGTGACGGCTGACAAAAATTCCGAGGGAAAAATCCGGTTGAAAAATAAGTTTTCTTAACATAAAAACTCATTTCAGGTGAAAAATTTACATTCAAAAAAGACGCATTACGAAAATATTATGTCAAGCATTCTTTATTGTTTGTTTTATCAACTCCAATATAGAAGGCAGAAAACGGTTACCGTTTTCACATAATTTTACAGATAGAGTAATAAAAGTATTAATAAATTCCTAATAATACATTAATTTAATATAAACAAAAGTTCACTGATAAATGAACAAAAACCTGCGTAATACACTGATATACATCATAACTATTTACTTTGGCACATGATTTGAAAGTAGTAATATTGCAATTGAAAAATTGATAAAAATAATCCAAATAATTAAAAATAATACAAAATGGTAACTTATATCGGTATCGCAACAGGTTTAGTAGTAATCGCTTCCTATTTCATGACAGTAAGAAGAGAAAGAAACTAATTTCGAAATAAAGAAAGCCTATAGAATATCTATACACATTATATTGTTTTATGTTTTTAGTCTGAGAGATCAGATTGCTCTTTTACCATCGGGTAAAAGGGCCCAAAAACATAAACAGAAAGATCTTAGTTTCATAACAAATTTTAATATCCAAATGAGATAAGCCGGTCGTAAGTCTGGCTTATCTTTTTTATTAGGGTATTTTCTGGAAGATTTTTTTTTGACCACAGATTTTCACAGATTGTTTTCTAATACCTACATCTATTCATCATTCACTTTACACTGGACCAGATGTTTATTGTTATTCAGGATCTGTTCCGGCATGTAATAAAGCTTTATCTTTGCCTATCCAATAATCCTTTTAAACTTCATTATGAATCTGTACAACCTCATTATTCAAGATAAAGAACAGGTAAGCCTTAACGAGGTATTTCTCAATGCGAATAACAGAGATCAGCTTGTACAGTTGGTTAAGGAACATACATACAGCAAAGAGCTGCTGGAGTACGGCCTTCCGGTTAATAATAAGATTTTGCTTCAGGGAAGTTCAGGATGTGGAAAAACTATGACCGCAAAGGCTATTGCCAACACCTTGGGAAAAAACATCATGATTCTGAATCTGAGCAATATTGTTTCATCCCGTATCGGCGAAACGTCTCAGAATATTAAAATGATCTTTGATAAAGCAGGCCGGGAAAGATCTGTACTTTTTTTGGATGAGCTGGACCAGATCGGCAAAGCAAGAGGCAGTGATGATAAGGATGTGGGTGAAATGAGAAGACTGGTGAATACATTAATTCAACTCATTGATTATTATCCGGAAAATTCGCTTTTACTCTGCGCTACCAATCATCCTGAGATTATTGACACGGCGTTGTTAAGACGCTTTCAGCTGAAAATCAATTACGAAATGCCTTCCGACGAAATTCTGGATACATTCTATGATCGATTACTGACACAATTTCCTGAAGAGATTAAAACGGTTGAAAGAAAATATTCCATTTCTTTTGCAGAGGCTAAAGATCATGCTTTAACAACTGTGAAAGCGAATTTAATCAAAAAACTGGAAACCCAGGAAACCATTTTATCATGAAAGAAGATATCCTCCATAACCTCGCTCTCATTCATGAACGGATAAAAAACGCCTGTGAAAAATCCGGCAGGAAAACTGATGAAGTTCAATTATTACTAGCTACAAAAACGGTTTCCGCAGAGCGTATCAAAATTGCACTGG of the Chryseobacterium aureum genome contains:
- a CDS encoding AAA family ATPase; this translates as MNLYNLIIQDKEQVSLNEVFLNANNRDQLVQLVKEHTYSKELLEYGLPVNNKILLQGSSGCGKTMTAKAIANTLGKNIMILNLSNIVSSRIGETSQNIKMIFDKAGRERSVLFLDELDQIGKARGSDDKDVGEMRRLVNTLIQLIDYYPENSLLLCATNHPEIIDTALLRRFQLKINYEMPSDEILDTFYDRLLTQFPEEIKTVERKYSISFAEAKDHALTTVKANLIKKLETQETILS
- a CDS encoding glycosyltransferase family 32 protein, with amino-acid sequence MAVPKQIFQTFITKKLPLITRYHIWNMKRKNPEYEYYFYDDDDIEEFLTAEFPPQYIETYRKLRIGAAKADFFRYAVLYKKGGVYLDIDSSIIKPFRKLIKDHDEAVISVERHENLYVQWALIFNKNHPFLKKTLELMMDNINTHRYPNNIHATTGPTVFSNGIRQSLEENPTIPFTLFNGIEFRGYLKFKYKLGKFFLYKTRSQHWKQMQKHQEIIF
- a CDS encoding DMT family transporter; the protein is MGRSYVFLALAIIFEIIATTFLKKSEEFSKLWPSVVTVTGYACAFYFLSLTLRQIPVGITYAIWSGVGIVFITVIGVVAFRQVPDLPAVLGIALIIIGVIIINVFSKMGTH